Genomic window (Verrucomicrobiales bacterium):
CCGATGGGTTCTAGACTCGAGGCGGTCGTTGGCATCGGATATTCCGGTTTGGACATCTATGGGAGCCACGCGCTGGAGCTGCTCCAATCGGTGGTCGAACGTCGGCGTGGCGCGGAAACGGGGGTCGCCTGGGTGCAATGCCTTCAGGGGGAGGCGCTGTGGCAGCACTTCGATTCCAAGGACTTTCGTCGGGACTTGTTCGATGCCGCCTTGGCGATCACTCCCCATGCGGCTGATACCGATGTTCGACGCTGCGCCGAAGCCACCTTGTTTCGGTTCCAATATCGTGATGGGCTGCCGGCGGCGGTGTTAATGCTGCCCGGGTTTGCACAAGGCACCGCAGTGGCGACACGCGTTCGAGGTCAGACTCAGCCGTTCGTCATCCGTTTTGACGAGCGCACCCAGCCCCGACATCCTCATTTCGCCTACCTGCTGAAGGGAATCGAACGGATGATCCATACGGGCCGACCCCAGTATCCCGTGGAGCGAACCCTACTCACCACCGGCATTCTCGACCGTGCGCTGACGTCGCGGCTCGAAGGACAGACACGCCGAGCGACGCCCGAGCTTGCCATCAAGTATCGGCCGGTGGACTACCCACACGCCCCCAACCCCGCATTGGATTCAGATCCGCGGGTGACTTAGCCCTCGAACCCTCGTTACAGTCGTCCATGCTGATCCCAGAGGCCACGCTAGACGAGAACCCAAGACCCCCGGAGTGAAGCGCTGTTCAAACCGCTGTCAATTGCGCTGCTGCTGCCAACCGCCACCGAGCGCCTTGTAAAGTTGAACGATGGCGACCAACTCGCCCACCCGCGCTTGCACATGCGCGCGTTGAGTCGGATAAAGTTCCTGCTGTGCCTGCAGGACTTCGTAATAACTCGAACGGCCGCCGACGTAACGTTGGGTACCTAAAGAGCTCAGTCCCGCGACTGCACATGCGCTTCGACCATCCAGAGCAACTTATCCACGCCGCGCGAAATCCCGGTGAACAAATCGGCCGTGTCCGCATCCCCAGCTTTGGAGGCGGTCTCGGTGGCGGCGCGAACGGCTGCGCCAACTGTGGCCAACCCGCGCGACAACGCCTCGATGTGCGCTTTACCAGAGATAGCGTTGACCGGATACATGGGGAGTCGCGAGTGGGTCGCAATGATCTGAACCGTTCCCCGCGCGGAGCCCCCTAACGCCACGGCACGTTCCGCGATATCATCGCTGAATTTCTCAACCTCCTCCGCGATCTGGTCGAAAAGTTCGTGCAACGCGATGAAGTGCGGGCCTTTCACATTCCAGTGCGCTTGCTTGCTTTGCAGACCGAAGTCCAGCACGTCGGCTAGATTCTGGTTGAGCAAATCAATCATCTCGCGGCGAATCATCTCGCTTAGATCATTCCTGGTCGGGTGGAGCTTCGATTTCATAATCAGAAGGCGGAGCAATCACAACCCAGACCGAAGAACCCACCGTAGCGGTTCCGGGCAGCTTCGACGCCGGCCAAAAGTTGATGCGCGGCATGCGAGCAGCCGTGTTCGTGACAGGTTGAGTTGTGTTGGTGCGCTGGCACCGGAACCCCAAAACGAGCGGACTTGCGAGTATCCAAAGGGGCGCCATAACCGCCAAAAACCTTCACCGGCGACCACTCGGGCAAGACTGGAATCGCTGGCGGAGAATGAGGCGCAAACTCGCCTGTCGCGTGAACGATCCTTCCATCCACAACCGTGAGCACTGATTCGATGGCTTTGATCTGGTCGTCGGGAACGGAGAAATAGTCGTCGCTGAGCACAACCACGTCAGCCAACTGGCCGACGGCAATTGCTCCCTTCTTCCCACTCTCCGTCGAAAACCAACTGCTGCCCAACGTAAACAGCCGCAACGCCTCCTCGCGACTGAGGCAGTTCTTCTCCGGATACATCGGGACCCCACCCACCGTCCTTCCCGTGGTGAGCCAGTAAAGTGTTACCCACGGGTTATAGCTGGCGACCCGCGTCGCGTCGGTACCTGCGCCCACGGGCAAGCCCAGGTCCAGCATCCTTCGAACAGGTGGCGTGTGTTCGGCTGCCGCTTTGCCATAGCGCTCCATAAAATACTCCCCCTGATAAGCCATGCGATGTTGCACCGCGATGCCTCCGCCCAGCGCCCTCACGCGCTCGAGGTTGCGTTCCGAGATGGTCTCACAGTGATCGAAGAACCAGTTCAAGCCCATGAACGGAACATCCCGATTGACTTCCTCGAACACGCTCAAGAATCGCGTGATGCTTTCATCGTAGGTCGCGTGTAGGCGGAATGGCCATTTGTTCGCGGCCAACATGGATACGACGTCCTTCAACTCTCGCTCCAGCGTCGTGTCCAGTTCAGGTCGTGGTTCCAGAAAGTCCTCAAAGTCGGCGGCGCTGAACACGAGCATTTCCCCCGCGCCATTGCAGCGGAGGAAATCATCGCCTTTACCCGGGCCCGTCATCTTGATCCAGCGTGCGAAGTCCTCCCTCTCCTGTTTCGGCTTCTGTGTAAATAGATTGTAGGCGATGCGGAGGGTTAGCTCGCCGCGCTGGTGAAGTTGGTTGATAATGGCGTAGTCGTCGGGGTAATTCTGAAAACCGCCGCCCGCATCTATGATACTTGTGAGTCCAAGCCGGTTCAATTCGCGCATGAAGTGACGCGTCGAGTTCAACTGATGTTCGGGCGGAAGCTTCGGTCCCTTGGCAAGTGTAGCGTAAAGAATGGTGGCGTTCGGCCGCGCGATGAGCAGGCCGGTCGGATTGCCGCGATGGTCGCGCTGAATCTCGCCCCCGGGCGGATTGGGGGTGTCCTTGGTATAACCGCAAGCGCGCAAAGCCGCTTGATTCAGGAGCGCCCGACAATACAAGTGCAGGATGAACACCGGAGTCTCCGGCGCGGCGGCATTGATCTCCTCAAGCGTTGGCATCCGACGCTCGGAGAATTGAAACTCACTCCAGCCCCCGACGACTCGAACCCATTGTCCTGGCGGCGTGCGTTGGGCTTGTTGCTTAAGCATCCGCAATCCGTCCGCCAAGGAAGGGACACCGTCCCACCGCAGCTCCATATTGAAGTTCAATCCCCCTCGAATGACGTGCAGATGGGAGTCGTTAAGGCCCGGGATGACCCGACGTCCACCGAGGTCGATCACCTTCGTATGGGGCCCGCGTTCGTAGTCCGCGTCGTCGTCTAAGCCCACAATGCGACCGTCTTTAACCGCCAGGCTGGTGGCCCCGGGTCTATTTGGATCGAGAGTCGACACCCGACCACCCCGCAAAATCAAATCCGCCTGCCTTTTCTTGTTACTTTTCATAATACAGCCTCCCAAAGTCCCGGTCAGCGCGGCCGCGGTGACCTTCATGAATCGACGTCGTGATGGGTTGCGGTTCACGTTAAGGGGGTGATGGTTCGTTACGTGGATGCAACCAACCGTGCAATAGCCGCGTCACCCAAGGCATCACCACCCAGGTCAGAATGGCCACCACACAACCATTGAAGACCGCGCTGCCTATGACAAAATGCCAAGATCGGATGACGGGACCCAGGATGAGATTCAGGGCCATGGCCACCGGAAACACCCCTAAAAAGGTTACGACGGCCATCTTCCACTTCGGCGGCGGGAGATGCGGAGAGCGAAACCAGGCCTCCAACCCGTGCAATGAGCGGTGCGTCCAGGAATTCGATTCCGTCAACGGCTGGCACCTTCTCTCCCAGTTCTTAAAGAGGGACGAGGAGTAAAAGGCGTCGCGGTCCTGCTCATTGGCGAATGTGCGCAGAATACCAAACTCTCGCGAGTCGGAGCCTGGGGGTGGCACAATCATGGTGGCCCCCATCACACCGTCGTGGGCAAATGACGCCTGAAAGAAGTCACGGAGCGCTTCCTGAAACTGAGTCTCGCATCCAGGCTTCACACGACGGCTGATGGCAACATGTATGGGCATACGATAGGCCTCCCGATTAAGACCTGCGCGCGAGTGGGTTTCACCCACCCGCGCCGACGTTCTCCCGGGATTAGTGGCCGCCTTTCGTCGGGACGACCTGCGGTCTCTGGGCCGACTGCGGCGCCTTGTGGACCATGGTGTAGGCGTATTCCACTCCCGCGCCATAAGCCCCACCTTGCTGCTTGATCAAGCGCATCAGGGCATCGTAATGCTCACGTCGGGCCCAATCGCGCTGCCATTCAAGCAGTGCGGCAATGGTGGTGAGCCTGATGGCACCGGCCTGAACCATCCGCGACAGCGCGGCCTCGTGGGCGACTTGAGAGGTGGCGCCGCAGCAGTCTTCGACGACGTAAATGTTATATCCCGCCCCCAACATCTCGATGGCCGGCCAGGCGACGCACACCTCGGTCCACAACCCGGTCAACAGAATGTTCTTCTTGCCGGTGGCCTCGACGGCGCGCCGAAAACCCGCATCATCCCACGCGTTCATCGACGTCCGCTCGACGACTTCCTGACCCGGGAACACATCCAGGAGTTGCGGCCAGATGTAGCCACTGAAGGACTCCGTCTCTACCGAAGAGAGAATGGCGGGCACCTGAAATTCCTTGGCCACTTTCGCCAGGAGCGTGACGTTGTTGATCAGTGTGGCGCGGTCGATGTTCGACACGCCAAAGGTCATCTGTGGCTGATGGTCAATGAACACGACAGCGCTGTCGTGTGCGGTATATAGTTTGTGATAGCTCGGCATATTACTTTTCCTTTCTATGGCTTGGTTTTTTGTGAGAACGGGCGAGGAGATGGTCAGAGCTGAACTGTGCTCGAAGCTGGAGTCGAGGGTTGCTTCGCATGGGCCACGGCCCAGTTGAGTGAGTAATCGGCGACTTCCTCCCACCCCTTCTCCGCGATGATGTAGTGGCTCCGATTGGAGAATTCCCGGTATTCGACGACGGCTGAGCTCGATCGGTATTTCGAGAAGTTCTTCCGATTGAGCGCCGCTGGCATAATGACGTCTTTCTCACCACCGACCAGCAACAGCGGGGCGCGGGCACTGTTGGTGAAGTCGATGGTCGCGTGGGAATTCGGGGTAACGTTGGACAGAGCCGCCTGGAAAATAGAACGCCCCGAGGCGGGAATGACTTCGCGTTCGTATTCCTGACGGGCATCCCTTTCGGACAGCGTGTTGGCAAATACCCTCCACCACTGCGTGAAGCTAAAGAGGAACGTTCTCCTAAACGTGCCGGGCTGCAGCAAGGCGGGCGTCAACGCGAGATAAGTTGAAAGCGGCAACACGATAATTCCCTTCGGCGGCACGGAATCAATCGCCACCCCCGCAGCACCCAGCCCCTTATCAAGGAGCAACTGTGTGATGAGTCCGCCATAGGAATGCCCCATGATAATCGGCGGTTCGGGCAGGCGGAGAATGATCTTCGAATAGTGGGCCAGCACTTCTTCGATTCCGATGCCATATAATCCCGATGGATTTCGCCGCATGGCCTCGACGTCCTGATTGATGCCAGGCCAGGGGGATGCGATCACCTGGTATCCGAGCTCCTCGAAACGGCTTTTGAAGTTTCTCCAGCTGCTGGGAGTCACCCACAGGCCGTGGATCAAGACAATGGCTGGTCGGTCGTTCATGGTTCAAGGGGGTGGAGACTTCCTGGAGGCTGTTAAAGAGGGAGCTCGGGTTCGTGGTCTCAACGAAATCCCCCGGTGATGAAGAGGGATTCGCCCGTGATCATCGCCGAATCGGAGCCGGCCAGAAAGACAACAGCCGGCGCGATGTCCTCCGGCAGGCAGATACGGCCCAAAGGAGTAGCGGCTTCCGTTTGCTTGCGAAAGTCACTCCCCGTGATTCCCGCCGTGTGGGTGCCCTCCGTTTCAACCATGCCAGGATTAACGGAGTTAACGCGGATTTTGCGCGACGCAAGCTCCTTGGCAAGGCAGCGGGTCACTGCGTCCACCGACGCTTTGGTAGCACTATAGACCGCGCCACCCGGCGTGCCCCACGTGCTGACAATCGAGCTGGTGTTGATGACACTTCCGCCTTCGGGTCCGAAGTATTTAAGTGCTTCCTGAGTTGTAAGTATCAACCCCAGCACATTTAGGTTGAATTGCTTGTAGAAGAGTTCTTCGGAGACGTTTTCCAGAGGCGCGAACTCGTAAATCCCGGCATTGTTAACCAGGATGTCAAGGCGACCAAATGCCTTCTTTGTCTCCGTGAACAGACGCTGTATCTCAGCCTTCTTTGCAACGTCGGCCTGCACGGCCATCGCCTTGCCGCCGGCGCCAGTGATGTCGGCGACGACCTTATCAGCGCCGGCCTTGCTGGAAGCGTAGTTAACCACGACGGAAACGCCTTCCGCTGCGAGATGCCGGGAGATCGCTGCGCCGATACCTTTCGACGCGCCGGTGACAATGGCGACTTTGCCCGAAAGTTTGTTTGAGTTCATGTTGGTAGTGGGTGGGGGGAGGGGTTGCAGGTTCTAGGACTTTGCGAAATCGAGCAGATCTTGATTGAGCTGCTCCTTGCTCGTATCACCCAGGCTATGCGAGCCGCCCGGGTAAATCTTGAGAGCGCCATTTTTGATCAGCTTAACCGACAACCGCGCTGACGCTTCAACGGGAACGATCTGATCATCGTCGCCGTGGATCACGAGCGTCGGCACATCAAATTTCTTGAGGTCATCGGTGAAGTCGGTTTCGGAAAAGGCCTTGATGCAGTCGTACCCATTCTTATGCCCGCACATCATCCCTTGCCTCCACCACGACTGAATCAGCCCTGGTGAAATCTTCGCGCCGGGACGGTTGAAGTTGAAGAAGGGACCACTGGCAACATCTAAGAAGAATTGCGCGCGGTCCTCGAGGTAAGCGCGGCGAAAGCCGTCAAACACCTCCAGCGCCAGACCGCCAGGGTTGTTCGTTGTCTTCAACATAATCGGGGGCACCGCGCCCATCAGAACGGCCTTGCCGACGCGCTTGGTGCCATGCCGACCAATGAACCGCGCCACTTCCCCGCCGCCCGTCGAATGACCCACCATCATGGCCGCTTTCAGATCGAGCTTCTCGAAGAGTTCCTGCAAGTCATCAGCGTATTGGTCCATGTGATTGCCGTCCCACGGCTGACTGGAACGACCGTGCCCACGCCGATCATGCGCGATGCAGCGGTAACCGTGCGAAGCCAGGAAAAACATCTGCGATTCCCAAGCGTCGGCCGACAGCGGCCAACCATGGCTGAAGGTGATGGCGGGGCCGTTCCTTGGGCCCCAATCCTTGTAGTAGATCGTGGTACCGTCCCTGGTCGTCATCGTGGGCATAGTTAGATAGAGCTGGGGGTTTCGAATTGCATCGGGTTCCACAACCGCGAGTCGCATCGACGATCGCGTTCACTAAGTAAGGCGAGATTCTCCGCCAGAAAGGCCAAGGCAGGACAAAAAATGTTTATGCAGCTGAAGGGAGGCTCATCCTCGACGGGGGAAAGAGAATCTGGGGCTGGCACGTCGTTGGAGAGGCAGGCGGCTCCAATCCCCGGCCCGGAGACCGCCCGCGCCATCAGGGGGAGCGTGGCGGTGACGAAAGGATAATCTAACGGCCCCTACGCATAGCGTCGAACAGCCAGGCACGGGCGAAGGCCCAATAATTTTTGACGGTCGAAACGGAAAGATTCAGCGTCGCTGAGATTTCCTCATTGGTCAGCCCTCCAAAGTAGCGGAGCTTCACCACTTGAGCCTGGACCGGATGTTCTCGCACCAATGTTTCGAGCGCCTCATTGATGGCCAGCAACTGATCGTCATCGGCGGGAGCCACCAGTCCCGTTTCGTGAAGTTCCACCCGTTCATACTGGCCGCCGTGTCGCTGGGTTTGACGCCTCCTGGCCCGATCGATGAGGATCCGACGCATGGCCTCGGCGGCGGCGGAGAAGAAATGCGCACGATTTTGGAACTTTCGGTCACCCGTGCCAATCAGCTTCAACCAGGCTTCATGGACCAACGCCGTGGGTTGGAGGGTATGACCCGGCGCCTCCTGAGCCATTTTGTAAGCCGCCAGACGTCTCAGCTCCTCGTAAAGGAGATCGAGCAACTGATCGGCGGCTCTGGGATCGCCATCCTCGATCGCGCTCAGCAACAGCGTGGCGTCGCTCATATTCACGCATGAGGATTGCACTGCGGATGAGAGTGGCAATGACATTCGTGTTACAGTCTCTTGACGTTATTCCCAGGCGGAGTTGAGTGGAGCAGAGTTTGCGCTTCGTCCAATGCGATGCGAGCCATCAACCTGGCTGTCCAGGAGGAGCCAAATTTCTCCAGCCCGTGCTCCGGAGAGATATGCGGGGCCAGTGCCTCCCCCTTCGCGAGCAAGGCGCGCGCTTCCGCCGGTCGCCCAAGGTGCCAGTTTCCCATCGCGAGAACCGCGCAGGCGTGGGCGCCGGCGTAGTCCGAAGAACCGGCGAGCGCCCTTTCGGCCCAAGAGATGGCCTCGGCATAGCGCGCCAGGCGGTAGGTGGACATGGCTTTGGAGACTTGGAAATGCGGCAAGGAGGCTGTCTCCCCGCTGCCCCGGCTGATCGCGATGTCAGCCAGCCGGTCCATCCGCTGCAAATCCACGCCGCTGGCGGGCAGCAGCAGACAATCCATCGCCATCCGCTGCGCCCAATAGGGATTCTCGGTGTGGGGGAACGTGGCGACAATCTGCTGGCACAGCTGCTCGTAGGCCTTCAGGTCGCCGGTGACGACCAGCAGCGGAGCGAGCATGTGATAATAATAGTGCTCCCCCGGCTGATGTTGGACACACAGCATCACGTCGGCTGCAGCCTCATGCCATAAGCCCTGGCGTCCCCGGAGATCAGCCCGCTGGACCAGCAGGGGGACGCTGGCCGGCTTGCTCAGCAAGGACGGCGTGAGTGCTAGCGAAAGCATCCGTTCTGCCTCTGCGAGCTTCTTCTGCTCACGCAGGGCACGGACGAGCCCTTCTGTCTCCGCAACGGTTTGAGGGTCTTCATCCCCGTATCGCTGGCGTATCAGTTCCAGACTCTGGCGCCGGACTCTCTCGACCTCCAACCAGTCCCCTTCCTTCTCGAGCACGGAGCTCAGGCCAATCAGCGTGGCCACCACATCCGGATGATCGTCGCCCAACAGCTTACGTTGAATGGAGAGGGCGGCGTTCAATATGGCATGGGCTTCCGGGACATCGCCGTTTCGCCGCCTGCGCTCGCCGAGCAGGTAGATGGATTTGGCCACATCAGGATGATCATCACCTAAAACTTTCCTCTGAATGCCAAACGCCTCGGTCTCCAGCGCTTCCGCCTCCGTGGATTCGTCCCCCACCACCCACGCCAGATCGGCCAACGCTCCCGCGACCAATGGATGATCGTTGCCCAGCAAACGACGGCGCATGGCCAGCATTTCTCGCGCAGCGTCCTCGGCCTCCGCACGCTGGCCGCGTTCTGCCAGGATTATGCAGAGGTTCCTCAGGGAATCAGCCACGTCGAGATGCTCGTTTCCGAAGAGCCGTCGACGGATCTGCAGGCTCAAACGGGTAAGATCCTCCGACTCGCGCAGTTTCTTCTGACGTCGATACACCGCGCCCAGGTTGTTGAGCGTTGAGGCCACATCTGCGTGGTCGCGTCCGAACCGCTGCTGGCGGATGTCGAGAGCCTCCTGATACGCGACTTCGGCTTCGGCCAGTTTCCTTTGCTTCCACAGCGCCATCCCCAGATCGTTAAGCGCGGAGGCTGCTTCGGCGCTGGCTGGACCGGCAAGCCCGCGGTAGAGGGCCAGGCCCCGACGCGCCATGGCCTCCGCGCCTTCATAATTCCCGATCTCCAGGAAGAGCCGGCCGATCAGGCTTCGCATCTCCGCCTCCACCGCCGGCTGGTTGCCCAACTGCTCGCCGATCTGCTGCGCCGTCTTGTCCAGAATCTCGCGGAGCATCTCGGTGTTCCTGCCC
Coding sequences:
- the dps gene encoding DNA starvation/stationary phase protection protein Dps, encoding MKSKLHPTRNDLSEMIRREMIDLLNQNLADVLDFGLQSKQAHWNVKGPHFIALHELFDQIAEEVEKFSDDIAERAVALGGSARGTVQIIATHSRLPMYPVNAISGKAHIEALSRGLATVGAAVRAATETASKAGDADTADLFTGISRGVDKLLWMVEAHVQSRD
- a CDS encoding amidohydrolase, translated to MKSNKKRQADLILRGGRVSTLDPNRPGATSLAVKDGRIVGLDDDADYERGPHTKVIDLGGRRVIPGLNDSHLHVIRGGLNFNMELRWDGVPSLADGLRMLKQQAQRTPPGQWVRVVGGWSEFQFSERRMPTLEEINAAAPETPVFILHLYCRALLNQAALRACGYTKDTPNPPGGEIQRDHRGNPTGLLIARPNATILYATLAKGPKLPPEHQLNSTRHFMRELNRLGLTSIIDAGGGFQNYPDDYAIINQLHQRGELTLRIAYNLFTQKPKQEREDFARWIKMTGPGKGDDFLRCNGAGEMLVFSAADFEDFLEPRPELDTTLERELKDVVSMLAANKWPFRLHATYDESITRFLSVFEEVNRDVPFMGLNWFFDHCETISERNLERVRALGGGIAVQHRMAYQGEYFMERYGKAAAEHTPPVRRMLDLGLPVGAGTDATRVASYNPWVTLYWLTTGRTVGGVPMYPEKNCLSREEALRLFTLGSSWFSTESGKKGAIAVGQLADVVVLSDDYFSVPDDQIKAIESVLTVVDGRIVHATGEFAPHSPPAIPVLPEWSPVKVFGGYGAPLDTRKSARFGVPVPAHQHNSTCHEHGCSHAAHQLLAGVEAARNRYGGFFGLGCDCSAF
- a CDS encoding antibiotic biosynthesis monooxygenase, which codes for MPIHVAISRRVKPGCETQFQEALRDFFQASFAHDGVMGATMIVPPPGSDSREFGILRTFANEQDRDAFYSSSLFKNWERRCQPLTESNSWTHRSLHGLEAWFRSPHLPPPKWKMAVVTFLGVFPVAMALNLILGPVIRSWHFVIGSAVFNGCVVAILTWVVMPWVTRLLHGWLHPRNEPSPP
- a CDS encoding hydrolase, giving the protein MPSYHKLYTAHDSAVVFIDHQPQMTFGVSNIDRATLINNVTLLAKVAKEFQVPAILSSVETESFSGYIWPQLLDVFPGQEVVERTSMNAWDDAGFRRAVEATGKKNILLTGLWTEVCVAWPAIEMLGAGYNIYVVEDCCGATSQVAHEAALSRMVQAGAIRLTTIAALLEWQRDWARREHYDALMRLIKQQGGAYGAGVEYAYTMVHKAPQSAQRPQVVPTKGGH
- a CDS encoding alpha/beta hydrolase, with translation MNDRPAIVLIHGLWVTPSSWRNFKSRFEELGYQVIASPWPGINQDVEAMRRNPSGLYGIGIEEVLAHYSKIILRLPEPPIIMGHSYGGLITQLLLDKGLGAAGVAIDSVPPKGIIVLPLSTYLALTPALLQPGTFRRTFLFSFTQWWRVFANTLSERDARQEYEREVIPASGRSIFQAALSNVTPNSHATIDFTNSARAPLLLVGGEKDVIMPAALNRKNFSKYRSSSAVVEYREFSNRSHYIIAEKGWEEVADYSLNWAVAHAKQPSTPASSTVQL
- a CDS encoding glucose 1-dehydrogenase, encoding MNSNKLSGKVAIVTGASKGIGAAISRHLAAEGVSVVVNYASSKAGADKVVADITGAGGKAMAVQADVAKKAEIQRLFTETKKAFGRLDILVNNAGIYEFAPLENVSEELFYKQFNLNVLGLILTTQEALKYFGPEGGSVINTSSIVSTWGTPGGAVYSATKASVDAVTRCLAKELASRKIRVNSVNPGMVETEGTHTAGITGSDFRKQTEAATPLGRICLPEDIAPAVVFLAGSDSAMITGESLFITGGFR
- a CDS encoding alpha/beta hydrolase, coding for MPTMTTRDGTTIYYKDWGPRNGPAITFSHGWPLSADAWESQMFFLASHGYRCIAHDRRGHGRSSQPWDGNHMDQYADDLQELFEKLDLKAAMMVGHSTGGGEVARFIGRHGTKRVGKAVLMGAVPPIMLKTTNNPGGLALEVFDGFRRAYLEDRAQFFLDVASGPFFNFNRPGAKISPGLIQSWWRQGMMCGHKNGYDCIKAFSETDFTDDLKKFDVPTLVIHGDDDQIVPVEASARLSVKLIKNGALKIYPGGSHSLGDTSKEQLNQDLLDFAKS
- a CDS encoding sigma-70 family RNA polymerase sigma factor, with the translated sequence MSDATLLLSAIEDGDPRAADQLLDLLYEELRRLAAYKMAQEAPGHTLQPTALVHEAWLKLIGTGDRKFQNRAHFFSAAAEAMRRILIDRARRRQTQRHGGQYERVELHETGLVAPADDDQLLAINEALETLVREHPVQAQVVKLRYFGGLTNEEISATLNLSVSTVKNYWAFARAWLFDAMRRGR
- a CDS encoding serine/threonine protein kinase; the encoded protein is MNDKANREVAVFAAARELPPEERAAFLARESGDDLAFRARVDALLRADLEAGKFMEQPPMDPGFRNLHPIGEKPGDRIGRYKLLQQIGEGGAGVVFMAEQEEPVRRRVALKIIKPGMDTKSVIARFEAERQALALMDHPNIAKVFDAGATESGRPFFVMELIRGTKITEYCDENSLTTEERLGLFVQVCQAVQHAHQKGIIHRDLKPSNILVTGTVEGQPLPVVIDFGIAKATTNQRLTDKTLFTAFEMLIGTPAYMSPEQAALSSADVDTRTDIYSLGVLLYEMVTGSTPFDGAALLRSGLDEIRRVIREVEPARPSTRLSTMVAADLTTVAQRRRSEPPHLIRSVRGDLDWIVMKSLDKDRTRRYETANGLALDVKRFLANETVSARPCSKLYKFKKAIQRNKLLSVGIGIIAVLVVASLAMVTASLRNERQARLKAQTEEARSRQATRFLKNMLEGVGPSVARGRNTEMLREILDKTAQQIGEQLGNQPAVEAEMRSLIGRLFLEIGNYEGAEAMARRGLALYRGLAGPASAEAASALNDLGMALWKQRKLAEAEVAYQEALDIRQQRFGRDHADVASTLNNLGAVYRRQKKLRESEDLTRLSLQIRRRLFGNEHLDVADSLRNLCIILAERGQRAEAEDAAREMLAMRRRLLGNDHPLVAGALADLAWVVGDESTEAEALETEAFGIQRKVLGDDHPDVAKSIYLLGERRRRNGDVPEAHAILNAALSIQRKLLGDDHPDVVATLIGLSSVLEKEGDWLEVERVRRQSLELIRQRYGDEDPQTVAETEGLVRALREQKKLAEAERMLSLALTPSLLSKPASVPLLVQRADLRGRQGLWHEAAADVMLCVQHQPGEHYYYHMLAPLLVVTGDLKAYEQLCQQIVATFPHTENPYWAQRMAMDCLLLPASGVDLQRMDRLADIAISRGSGETASLPHFQVSKAMSTYRLARYAEAISWAERALAGSSDYAGAHACAVLAMGNWHLGRPAEARALLAKGEALAPHISPEHGLEKFGSSWTARLMARIALDEAQTLLHSTPPGNNVKRL